One window of the Methanobacterium bryantii genome contains the following:
- a CDS encoding metallophosphoesterase — protein sequence MKTNEIYGAEIVDSALLIKDCLIISDIHLGYEYALNREGFMIPRFQYKKIIARLKEIIGTSNASKIIVNGDLKHEFGKINKQEWDEVMDFIKFLKEHFDEIILIKGNHDNFTGFIAEKCDLEVYENYSVENYIIMHGDKIPPDFEEMKENTVIIGHEHPSIGLRSGERVEKVKCFLNGKVNDKNFIVMPSFNFITEGSDCLQQKTISPFLKDVSLGDFEVFAVENFEVMNFGKIKNLLNIKI from the coding sequence ATGAAAACTAACGAAATATATGGTGCAGAAATTGTTGACTCAGCTCTGCTTATTAAAGACTGTTTAATCATATCAGACATCCATCTGGGTTACGAATATGCTTTAAATAGAGAAGGCTTTATGATCCCCAGATTTCAATATAAAAAAATTATAGCCAGACTTAAAGAAATAATAGGCACTTCAAATGCCAGTAAAATTATAGTTAACGGCGATTTAAAACATGAATTTGGTAAAATCAACAAACAGGAATGGGATGAAGTTATGGACTTCATTAAATTTCTTAAGGAACATTTTGATGAAATAATTCTAATTAAAGGAAATCATGACAATTTTACCGGTTTTATAGCTGAAAAGTGCGACCTTGAGGTATATGAAAATTACTCTGTAGAAAATTATATTATAATGCACGGTGATAAAATACCTCCGGATTTTGAGGAAATGAAAGAAAATACGGTGATTATTGGCCATGAACACCCCAGTATCGGACTTCGAAGTGGAGAAAGGGTGGAAAAAGTAAAATGTTTCTTAAATGGCAAAGTAAATGATAAAAATTTTATAGTAATGCCTTCTTTTAACTTTATAACTGAAGGCTCCGACTGCCTGCAGCAGAAAACTATTTCTCCCTTTTTAAAGGATGTTTCTTTAGGTGATTTTGAAGTGTTTGCGGTTGAAAACTTTGAAGTCATGAATTTTGGGAAGATAAAAAATTTATTGAATATAAAAATATAA
- a CDS encoding HEAT repeat domain-containing protein — translation MANEIDTIIKNLKDGDVERRKEAAEEIGKSGDSNGIEPLIGAFSDESPAVRFQAAKSLGEIGNPAIGPLIEALKNDNEGKIKKYITLALKDIGDVSVVDTLIDVLNDNDFAVRKFAAKALGEIGDKKALEPLIESLTDEDWGVKVATLKALGDLGDERAIDPIKKARRAATGDKDLKKVANKALKKIGK, via the coding sequence ATGGCAAATGAAATTGATACCATCATAAAAAATTTAAAAGATGGCGATGTAGAAAGGCGAAAGGAAGCAGCAGAAGAAATTGGTAAATCAGGAGATTCAAATGGAATTGAACCTCTTATTGGAGCTTTTAGCGATGAAAGCCCTGCAGTTAGGTTCCAAGCTGCTAAATCTCTTGGAGAAATAGGGAATCCTGCAATAGGACCATTGATAGAAGCTTTAAAAAATGATAACGAAGGAAAAATAAAAAAATACATCACCCTTGCACTTAAAGACATCGGTGATGTCAGCGTTGTTGATACATTAATTGATGTTTTAAATGATAACGACTTTGCAGTTCGAAAATTCGCGGCAAAGGCTTTAGGGGAAATAGGGGATAAAAAAGCTCTGGAACCTCTTATTGAATCATTGACTGATGAAGATTGGGGTGTTAAAGTAGCTACACTTAAAGCCCTTGGTGATCTTGGTGATGAAAGAGCTATAGATCCAATTAAAAAAGCAAGAAGGGCTGCTACTGGAGATAAAGACCTTAAAAAAGTTGCAAACAAAGCTTTAAAGAAAATAGGTAAATAA
- a CDS encoding carbon-nitrogen hydrolase family protein produces MKNQFKLALCQMKVIDNKDSNIKNALSMIRTAGLNKSDLVILPEMFNCPYANDKFREYAEEKKNSKTLKSISKAARSLSLYIIAGSIPELDGDKLYNSSFIFNRNGEIIGYHRKMHLFDIDIPGKISFKESETLSAGNQITLIDTELCKIGVAICYDIRFPELSRLMALKGAELIVIPGAFNMTTGPAHWETLIRGRAIDNQLYVAAASPARNEKLSYVAYGNSLVADPWGDVLARASEKEEVIYADIKLSMIKEIREKLPVLNSRREDIYSLIKK; encoded by the coding sequence ATGAAAAATCAGTTTAAACTTGCTTTATGCCAGATGAAAGTCATTGATAATAAAGATTCCAATATAAAGAATGCTTTAAGTATGATTAGGACTGCAGGTCTAAATAAGAGTGATCTGGTAATTTTGCCTGAAATGTTCAATTGCCCCTATGCTAACGATAAGTTTAGGGAATATGCAGAAGAAAAGAAAAACAGTAAAACACTTAAATCAATTTCTAAAGCTGCAAGAAGTTTGAGTCTTTATATAATAGCAGGTTCAATACCTGAATTAGACGGGGATAAATTATACAATTCCAGTTTTATATTTAATAGAAATGGAGAAATAATTGGATATCACAGGAAAATGCACCTTTTTGATATTGATATCCCTGGAAAAATTAGTTTTAAAGAATCAGAGACATTAAGTGCAGGCAATCAAATAACCTTAATTGATACTGAACTCTGCAAAATTGGAGTAGCAATATGTTATGATATAAGATTCCCTGAGCTTTCAAGACTTATGGCCTTAAAAGGAGCAGAACTAATTGTCATACCTGGAGCATTCAACATGACCACCGGCCCTGCACACTGGGAAACTTTAATCAGAGGAAGAGCAATCGATAATCAACTTTATGTAGCTGCTGCGTCGCCAGCTAGAAATGAAAAACTGTCATATGTTGCATACGGTAATTCCTTGGTTGCTGATCCCTGGGGTGATGTTTTAGCTAGAGCTAGTGAGAAAGAAGAAGTAATTTATGCTGATATAAAATTATCAATGATTAAAGAAATACGCGAAAAATTACCGGTATTAAACAGCAGACGTGAAGATATATACAGTTTAATAAAAAAATAA
- a CDS encoding glutaredoxin family protein — MEKVKMYTLSTCPWCKKTKEFFKDHNIPFEYTDFDLADDKERTKILDEMREYGANGFPFVKIGDKIVVGYKPNDYSYLMGLKE; from the coding sequence ATGGAGAAAGTCAAAATGTATACTTTAAGCACCTGCCCATGGTGTAAAAAGACTAAAGAATTCTTTAAAGATCACAACATACCTTTTGAATACACTGATTTTGATTTAGCAGATGATAAAGAGCGTACAAAAATACTGGATGAAATGCGTGAGTATGGCGCTAACGGATTTCCTTTTGTAAAAATTGGAGATAAAATAGTCGTAGGGTATAAACCAAACGATTATTCTTACTTAATGGGATTAAAAGAATGA
- the msrB gene encoding peptide-methionine (R)-S-oxide reductase MsrB has protein sequence MKTDPEKIRIYSSKTGKVELMEKVKKTDDEWKGILTSQQFDVARKKGTELAFTGKYHDCHEDGIYKCVCCDIDLFDSKTKFESGTGWPSFWEPIAEENVKTETDKSHNMIRTEVLCTLCDAHLGHVFDDGPLPTGKRYCMNSASLKFVKR, from the coding sequence ATGAAAACTGATCCAGAAAAAATCAGGATTTATTCATCTAAAACTGGAAAAGTAGAACTTATGGAAAAAGTAAAAAAAACTGATGACGAGTGGAAAGGAATACTTACTTCCCAACAGTTTGATGTAGCAAGGAAAAAAGGCACTGAGCTGGCATTTACTGGAAAATATCACGATTGTCATGAAGATGGAATCTACAAGTGCGTGTGCTGTGACATTGATTTGTTTGACTCCAAAACAAAATTTGAATCTGGAACTGGCTGGCCCAGCTTCTGGGAACCTATCGCAGAAGAAAATGTGAAAACAGAAACAGATAAAAGCCATAATATGATTCGAACTGAAGTTTTATGTACCCTTTGCGACGCTCATCTGGGCCATGTATTTGATGACGGCCCTCTACCAACAGGAAAAAGATACTGTATGAATTCGGCATCTTTAAAATTTGTTAAAAGATAA
- a CDS encoding tetratricopeptide repeat protein produces MGFFDLFKSPKSWSIKGYKLMRKGKYEEALIYLDKALELNPGDINALHNKGVVLSYLGDGENAVSFLDKVLELNPENVNAWHDKGFILMELGKYDESIKSFDRTLELDPKKVPSLYSKGILLGKNKKHQESIECFDKILEINPNNAEAWFSKGLNLLSLEKYEEALNCYNKSLELDPNNTMTWNNKGNTLEKLEKHNESLECFEKVLKIDPNNFEAWYLKGETFKGLQQYNEALECYNKSVEVNTDNPDFQFASKAKEEVLKLMEK; encoded by the coding sequence GTGGGTTTTTTTGACTTGTTTAAGAGTCCTAAATCATGGAGTATAAAAGGTTATAAATTAATGAGAAAAGGTAAATACGAGGAAGCTTTGATATATTTGGATAAAGCTTTAGAATTAAATCCAGGAGATATTAACGCTTTACATAATAAGGGTGTAGTTTTGAGTTATCTTGGAGATGGTGAAAATGCTGTTAGTTTTTTGGATAAAGTTTTAGAATTAAATCCAGAAAATGTGAATGCATGGCATGATAAAGGTTTTATTCTAATGGAATTAGGAAAATATGATGAATCAATTAAAAGTTTTGATAGAACCTTAGAATTAGACCCTAAAAAAGTCCCATCATTGTATAGTAAAGGTATACTACTCGGAAAAAATAAAAAACATCAAGAATCAATTGAATGCTTTGATAAAATTTTAGAAATTAATCCAAATAATGCTGAAGCATGGTTTAGCAAAGGTTTAAATCTTTTATCGCTTGAAAAATATGAAGAAGCTTTAAATTGTTATAATAAATCGTTAGAACTTGATCCAAATAATACCATGACATGGAATAATAAGGGCAACACATTAGAAAAACTTGAAAAACACAATGAATCGTTGGAATGTTTTGAGAAAGTTTTGAAAATAGATCCAAATAATTTTGAAGCTTGGTATCTTAAAGGAGAAACCTTTAAAGGACTTCAACAGTACAATGAAGCATTGGAATGCTATAACAAATCAGTGGAAGTGAACACTGATAACCCTGATTTTCAATTTGCATCAAAAGCTAAAGAGGAAGTTTTGAAGTTGATGGAAAAGTAG
- a CDS encoding response regulator, whose product MKYKKVQGGVQLLGDYVEILLVEDNAADVRLIMEIFKDFTTLNEMHVVNNGIAAMDFLYKKGEYKNAPRPDLVLLDLNLPRKDGREVLVEIKEDESLKSIPVIILTTSSAPEDISETYNYANSFITKPANLDSFIKVLKSLEDFWIDMIKQSS is encoded by the coding sequence TTGAAGTATAAAAAAGTGCAAGGGGGAGTACAACTGTTAGGCGACTATGTGGAAATTTTATTGGTTGAAGATAATGCGGCTGATGTACGCTTAATAATGGAAATATTTAAGGATTTTACAACATTGAATGAAATGCATGTTGTAAACAATGGTATAGCAGCTATGGATTTTTTATATAAGAAAGGAGAATATAAAAATGCTCCTCGGCCAGATTTGGTATTACTTGATCTTAATCTACCGCGTAAGGATGGCCGTGAAGTCCTTGTAGAGATAAAGGAAGATGAAAGTTTAAAATCTATTCCAGTTATAATTTTAACCACATCTAGTGCTCCTGAAGATATTTCTGAAACATATAACTATGCTAATTCTTTTATAACCAAACCTGCAAATCTTGATAGCTTTATCAAAGTTTTAAAAAGCCTTGAAGATTTCTGGATAGATATGATAAAACAGTCATCATAA
- a CDS encoding DUF2769 domain-containing protein has protein sequence MSKVEFSVMNIKRCLCPQCPVQSESVCAEGKWRIMQEIAWASESGMYFEADRVPGMYCSTGKALCKDINLKKMCICEKCPVWKENNLKNVEPKLYFCQKGESKK, from the coding sequence ATGAGCAAAGTTGAATTCAGTGTGATGAACATCAAAAGGTGTTTGTGCCCGCAATGTCCTGTCCAATCAGAGAGTGTATGTGCTGAAGGTAAATGGAGAATAATGCAGGAAATAGCATGGGCAAGTGAAAGTGGAATGTATTTTGAAGCAGACAGAGTCCCTGGAATGTACTGCTCTACTGGAAAGGCATTATGCAAGGACATTAATCTGAAAAAAATGTGCATATGTGAGAAATGCCCTGTCTGGAAGGAAAACAATTTAAAAAATGTGGAACCAAAGCTTTATTTTTGTCAAAAAGGTGAAAGTAAAAAGTAG
- a CDS encoding ATP-dependent helicase, translating to MIKRQEKIYKDTEIYKLLHPWVKEWFKSKFDGFTESQKLSIMDVHKGNNILISSPTGSGKTLTAFLSIISQLTMLSDMDQLEDKVYCIYISPLKALDNDIEKNIDEPLREIEKIAGKELGIRKAVRTGDTTQYERTKMLKKPPHILITTPETLSILLCAPKFREKIKDVGYVIIDEIHSLADNKRGVHLSLTLERLQNLAGNFTRIGLSATVFPLEKVAHYLVGSQDGEVRNCKIVDVNYLKRLDMKVLCPVDDIINSDPEEMNNATYKLLDELVQSHKTTLIFTNTRSGTESVVFNLKKRFKDIYDDSNIMTHHSSLSKELRLQTEDKLKDGELKVVVSSTSLELGIDIGYIDLVILVSSPKSVSRALQRIGRSGHKLHEKSKGRIIVVDRDDLVECSLILKNAVEGKIDEIHIPENCLDVLAQHIYGMAIESKQDIDTVYDLVKRSYCYRNLSINDYLSVLSYLAGEYTDLEDRYVYAKIWADYDTNMFGKRGKLARMLYSTNIGTIPDRSSARVKCAGQVVGHVEEDFMEKLQKGDTFVLGGKIYRFNYARGMTLNVTPSSGPPSIPSWFSEQLPLSFDLALEIQRFRALMEGKFQYGRSKEEIMDFIHEFLYVDYNAANSIYEYFREQYLYAVIPSNKKLLIEYYKGFGNRKFVVFHTCFGRRVNDALSRAVAYILAKKYKRDIMISISDNGFYLSSEGKIGGLESFNDLTSENIEDILIKAIDKTETLAGRFRHCAGRALMILRHYKGKQKSVSRQHIKGKILLSFVKELDENFSILKEARREVIEDFMDLKNAKRVLKMIESGQLEIKQINTVIPSPFSFNLVAQCYLDVLKYEERIEFIRRMHQAVINQISD from the coding sequence ATGATAAAAAGACAGGAAAAAATCTATAAAGACACTGAAATTTATAAATTATTACATCCATGGGTCAAAGAATGGTTTAAAAGCAAGTTTGACGGATTTACAGAATCTCAAAAGCTTTCCATTATGGATGTACACAAGGGTAACAACATCCTTATTTCATCACCTACCGGATCTGGGAAAACACTTACTGCGTTTCTTTCAATTATAAGCCAGTTAACCATGCTTTCTGACATGGATCAGCTCGAAGATAAGGTATATTGTATTTATATTTCCCCGCTAAAGGCACTCGATAACGACATAGAAAAAAATATCGATGAACCTTTACGTGAAATTGAAAAGATTGCAGGAAAAGAACTTGGTATTAGAAAAGCTGTTCGTACTGGTGATACAACTCAATATGAACGGACAAAGATGCTTAAAAAGCCACCGCATATATTGATTACAACCCCCGAAACACTTTCAATCCTTCTTTGCGCCCCCAAATTTAGAGAAAAAATAAAAGATGTTGGATACGTCATAATAGATGAAATTCACTCACTTGCAGACAATAAAAGAGGAGTACATCTTAGTCTGACTTTAGAGAGGCTGCAGAATCTGGCAGGTAACTTCACAAGGATTGGACTAAGTGCAACCGTTTTTCCCCTTGAAAAAGTAGCCCACTATCTGGTAGGGTCTCAAGACGGCGAAGTTAGGAACTGTAAAATTGTAGATGTAAATTACTTAAAACGACTTGATATGAAAGTTTTATGTCCTGTTGATGATATCATAAACTCGGATCCGGAAGAAATGAACAATGCGACTTATAAACTTCTGGATGAACTTGTACAGAGCCATAAAACTACTTTAATATTTACAAATACGAGGAGTGGTACAGAGAGTGTTGTTTTTAACCTTAAAAAGAGATTTAAAGATATATATGATGACAGCAACATTATGACTCATCATTCTTCACTTTCAAAGGAGTTGCGCCTTCAAACTGAAGATAAATTGAAAGATGGGGAATTGAAAGTTGTTGTATCTTCCACATCTCTGGAATTGGGGATAGATATAGGGTATATAGATCTGGTTATACTTGTAAGTTCTCCAAAATCTGTTTCAAGGGCATTACAGCGTATAGGAAGAAGTGGACACAAGTTACATGAAAAATCCAAAGGGAGGATCATTGTAGTAGATAGGGATGACCTCGTGGAATGTTCTCTAATACTAAAAAATGCAGTTGAAGGGAAAATAGACGAAATTCATATCCCTGAAAACTGTTTAGATGTTCTAGCACAGCATATCTACGGAATGGCAATAGAAAGCAAACAGGACATTGATACAGTATATGACTTGGTTAAAAGAAGCTACTGCTATAGAAATTTATCAATAAATGATTATTTAAGTGTTTTAAGTTACTTAGCTGGTGAATATACAGATTTAGAGGATAGATATGTCTATGCTAAGATATGGGCTGATTATGACACCAATATGTTTGGAAAGAGAGGAAAATTAGCAAGGATGCTTTATTCAACTAACATAGGTACAATTCCAGATAGATCATCTGCAAGGGTTAAATGCGCAGGCCAGGTAGTTGGGCATGTAGAAGAAGATTTTATGGAAAAACTTCAAAAAGGGGACACTTTTGTCTTGGGAGGAAAAATATACCGTTTTAATTATGCAAGGGGAATGACATTAAATGTTACTCCATCTTCAGGACCTCCAAGTATCCCTTCATGGTTTTCAGAACAGCTGCCTCTTTCATTTGATCTTGCACTTGAAATTCAGCGGTTCAGGGCATTGATGGAAGGTAAATTTCAATACGGCCGCAGCAAGGAAGAAATAATGGACTTCATCCATGAATTTCTTTATGTTGATTACAATGCAGCAAACTCTATTTATGAATACTTCAGGGAACAGTACCTTTACGCAGTGATCCCAAGCAATAAAAAGCTCCTTATAGAGTATTACAAAGGTTTTGGAAACAGAAAATTCGTTGTTTTCCATACCTGCTTTGGAAGAAGGGTCAACGACGCATTATCTCGAGCTGTAGCATATATCCTTGCTAAAAAATATAAACGAGATATCATGATTTCAATTTCAGACAACGGGTTCTATTTAAGCTCAGAAGGTAAAATAGGAGGTTTAGAATCTTTTAATGACCTTACATCTGAAAATATTGAAGATATTTTAATTAAAGCAATTGATAAAACTGAAACTTTAGCTGGAAGGTTCAGACATTGTGCTGGAAGAGCGCTGATGATCTTAAGGCATTATAAAGGAAAACAAAAAAGCGTGTCCAGACAGCATATTAAAGGTAAAATACTGTTAAGTTTTGTCAAAGAACTTGATGAAAACTTTTCAATACTTAAAGAAGCAAGAAGAGAAGTTATAGAAGACTTCATGGATCTTAAAAATGCGAAACGAGTTTTAAAAATGATTGAAAGCGGACAGCTTGAGATAAAACAGATAAATACGGTTATTCCATCACCGTTTTCATTTAACCTTGTTGCACAGTGCTATCTCGATGTTTTAAAATACGAAGAAAGAATTGAATTTATAAGGAGAATGCATCAGGCTGTTATTAATCAGATCAGTGATTAA
- a CDS encoding TRAM domain-containing protein: MFRDNYGRDNRGSSSPVNEGEEYDVKIEDMGRSGDGIAKIEGFIVFVSGAKKGDEVKIRITSTRRNFAFAEVVK, translated from the coding sequence TTGTTTAGAGATAATTACGGAAGAGATAATAGAGGAAGTTCATCTCCTGTAAATGAAGGAGAAGAATACGATGTTAAAATAGAAGATATGGGAAGAAGTGGAGATGGAATTGCTAAAATAGAAGGTTTCATAGTTTTTGTAAGTGGAGCTAAAAAAGGCGATGAAGTTAAAATTAGAATCACTTCCACAAGAAGAAACTTTGCTTTTGCAGAAGTAGTAAAATAG
- a CDS encoding GIY-YIG nuclease family protein, which translates to MKSQEGYVYFIGNDDVVKIGYANNPEKRFNDNKAFIYEDMDIIHKIPGDYKLESLFHKLFKQYHIRREWFKNEGLLYEFIEYFKSHHNTLENTEFNGFLKYKDIEIIKEDEKKIKELAADPDVYNKIIDSIAPMLHGYKEIKEGIALQLFGGVSKELQDKNRIRGNINILIVGDPGIGKSQILEYASKLAPQGLYTNKDDINTVEITAEVIKNDLKWFILCIDSKSNDNTQSFIINEVLNHQNLNLKCSLLAAVNPKFGRFDRYKSVAEQIDLLPSILSRFDLIFLVEDKPDADKDRKLASHMLNIHQSTEIPFVIDPELLMKYIAYARKQPSPELNDGAIEVLKEFYVGMRGDAEDEDSPAPITARQLEALVRLSEANCKIRLGKRVTADDAKRAIKLQQECMKQVGYDPETGKVDIDKVEGRTPKSERDKARVTLDVIKESSDEYGGRIPVDIITDEISDRYNMSKEKVEEIITKLKQQGLILEPASGYIKIF; encoded by the coding sequence ATGAAATCTCAAGAAGGATATGTTTATTTTATTGGGAATGACGATGTTGTTAAAATTGGTTATGCAAATAATCCTGAAAAAAGGTTCAATGATAATAAAGCTTTCATTTATGAAGATATGGATATAATCCATAAGATACCTGGAGATTATAAACTTGAATCATTATTCCATAAGTTGTTTAAACAATATCACATTAGAAGAGAATGGTTTAAAAATGAAGGACTTTTGTATGAATTCATTGAATATTTCAAATCTCATCATAATACATTAGAAAATACTGAATTTAATGGATTTTTAAAATATAAAGATATTGAGATAATCAAAGAAGATGAAAAAAAAATAAAAGAACTTGCAGCCGATCCTGATGTTTATAATAAAATTATTGATTCAATAGCTCCCATGCTTCATGGATATAAAGAAATAAAAGAAGGTATAGCTTTACAGTTGTTCGGGGGAGTTTCAAAAGAACTTCAAGATAAAAACAGAATAAGAGGAAATATCAATATATTAATTGTAGGAGATCCGGGTATTGGTAAATCCCAAATACTTGAATATGCATCAAAACTTGCCCCTCAAGGGCTTTACACAAACAAAGATGATATAAACACTGTAGAAATTACTGCTGAAGTAATTAAAAATGATTTAAAGTGGTTTATTTTATGTATAGACAGTAAATCAAATGACAATACTCAAAGCTTTATTATTAATGAAGTTTTAAATCATCAAAACTTAAATTTAAAATGTTCACTACTTGCAGCTGTAAACCCCAAATTTGGAAGATTTGATCGTTATAAATCTGTTGCAGAACAAATTGACCTCCTGCCTTCTATTCTTTCAAGATTTGACCTTATATTTCTTGTGGAAGATAAACCTGACGCTGACAAAGATAGAAAACTAGCAAGTCACATGTTGAATATACACCAAAGTACTGAAATTCCATTTGTAATTGATCCTGAACTTCTAATGAAATATATCGCATATGCAAGAAAACAACCTAGCCCAGAGCTTAATGATGGGGCCATTGAAGTACTTAAAGAGTTTTATGTTGGAATGAGGGGTGATGCAGAAGATGAAGATTCTCCAGCCCCAATTACAGCCCGTCAGCTTGAAGCACTGGTCAGATTATCTGAGGCAAACTGTAAGATAAGATTAGGAAAAAGAGTTACTGCTGATGACGCAAAAAGGGCCATTAAACTACAGCAGGAATGTATGAAACAAGTTGGATATGATCCTGAAACCGGAAAAGTTGATATTGACAAAGTAGAAGGACGTACACCTAAATCAGAACGTGATAAAGCCCGAGTTACTCTCGATGTTATTAAAGAGTCAAGCGATGAATATGGTGGTAGAATACCAGTTGATATAATTACAGATGAAATATCAGACAGGTATAACATGAGTAAAGAGAAAGTTGAGGAAATAATAACAAAATTAAAGCAACAAGGATTGATACTTGAACCTGCATCTGGTTATATCAAAATATTTTAG
- a CDS encoding SHOCT domain-containing protein, whose translation MFNQNEKLLKEYVKKRLGTNFRPSKEIKEFVRANSNGRSDSSFAVVIRSKIKRGMESGRINTIEEIDQIIDNSYKEYKERIEIKRRLNEEPTFRVVHEPHKDVKTVKPVDWSGVKRASNVVAGGVLLGPVGALAGYALSDNKSPESKLVYKTYIQENCIIQVYANKLNYTNKKASWPLFFKKIVSIKLDKDHNKFEIMENSGSKLTFRGERPINKDYTKNIFDKIESNFNEYRSKNKSNDVMESKPANLNSKRNPLDLIKKLHELKEDGLITNDEFEDKKRELLSRI comes from the coding sequence ATGTTTAATCAAAATGAAAAATTATTGAAAGAATATGTAAAAAAAAGGTTAGGCACTAATTTTAGACCCAGTAAGGAAATTAAAGAATTTGTTCGTGCTAATTCTAATGGGAGAAGTGATAGTTCTTTTGCAGTCGTAATACGTTCAAAAATTAAACGAGGTATGGAATCTGGTAGAATAAATACTATTGAAGAAATTGACCAGATTATTGATAATTCATACAAAGAATATAAAGAACGTATAGAAATAAAGAGGAGACTAAATGAAGAACCAACTTTCAGAGTTGTTCATGAACCTCATAAAGATGTTAAAACAGTAAAACCGGTTGATTGGAGTGGTGTAAAAAGAGCCAGTAATGTTGTAGCAGGAGGCGTACTTTTGGGACCTGTAGGTGCATTAGCAGGATATGCTTTAAGTGATAATAAATCACCTGAATCTAAACTTGTTTATAAGACATACATACAAGAGAACTGTATTATCCAAGTATATGCTAACAAATTGAATTACACGAATAAAAAAGCTTCATGGCCCCTTTTTTTTAAAAAAATAGTTTCTATAAAGTTAGATAAAGATCATAATAAATTTGAGATAATGGAAAATAGTGGCTCTAAATTGACATTTCGAGGAGAAAGACCCATAAATAAAGATTACACTAAGAATATATTTGATAAAATAGAGTCAAATTTTAATGAATATCGATCTAAGAATAAATCTAATGATGTAATGGAATCAAAACCTGCTAATTTGAATTCTAAGAGAAATCCTCTCGATTTGATTAAGAAGTTGCATGAACTTAAGGAAGATGGCTTAATTACTAATGATGAATTTGAAGATAAAAAAAGAGAATTGCTAAGCAGAATATAA